A section of the Spirosoma pollinicola genome encodes:
- a CDS encoding FUSC family protein translates to MNKRSRQVSYFLSSQYFSDGLRTTLSILLPSLLLSQFGQLQAGMAMSLGALNVSLSDAPGPVMHRRNGMVISALISFTVTFVTGFARMNEYTLGAEILLFSFFFSMFAIYGSRATSVGTAALLIMILMIDRPMDARAVIHESALVLSGSVWYSVISLLVSRLQPYRLAQQALGQCIHEIAKLMAIKADFYDLKTQLDDDYRHLIAQQVDVSEKQDAVREVLFKSRRFVAETTRTGRLLLLTFVDVVDLYEQIIAMYYDYSDIRERFGKSGILDQIARSIRRLSVELDHIGLAIQLPVPFHTPIDISPRLDELKQHIDALGDEDGSTLVLKKVLVSLRTISQRVTALQNNLASPSVNPVDDDDMEYGRFVTHQEIEFKSFLDNLTFSSATFRYSLRVAIAMLLGYVITKLLPYGHHSYWVLLTISVILKPAFSLTKQRNIERIMGTLAGGLIGVLILTYIPNKNVQFGFMVLFMLGTYSAQRINYIMMVICVTPFVLILFSFLGVSYLGVAEERFFDTLLGGVIALIAGYLLFPQWESDQLAKPLRAILHANIRYMQLLLDSLSGRRINLVEYKLARKEVYVTSANLSAAFDRMISEPKHKQRNEKLIYEFVVLNHILSANVATITSAQLTQEPTVYPTAFVRPVKRALFTLTESLRRLDKSTKKPVPESTVQASITTSGSPIHTDPLLSEQLNFIQQVSSDIGKLVERVDK, encoded by the coding sequence ATGAACAAACGTAGTCGGCAGGTTAGTTACTTTCTGTCCAGCCAGTACTTTTCTGATGGTCTGCGAACCACGCTATCGATCCTGCTGCCCTCCTTATTGCTATCGCAATTTGGTCAGCTTCAGGCAGGGATGGCTATGTCGCTGGGGGCGTTGAACGTTAGCCTGAGCGACGCACCCGGCCCGGTTATGCACCGAAGAAATGGTATGGTAATCAGCGCTTTGATTAGTTTTACGGTAACGTTTGTGACGGGTTTCGCCCGAATGAACGAGTACACGCTGGGTGCCGAGATCTTACTTTTCAGCTTTTTCTTTTCCATGTTTGCCATCTATGGCAGTCGGGCAACGTCTGTTGGAACGGCGGCCTTGCTGATCATGATTTTGATGATCGACCGCCCAATGGATGCCCGGGCAGTTATTCACGAAAGTGCGCTGGTACTGTCGGGGAGTGTTTGGTACAGTGTTATCAGTTTACTGGTGTCACGTCTGCAACCCTACCGACTGGCGCAGCAGGCCCTGGGGCAGTGCATCCATGAGATTGCTAAACTCATGGCTATTAAAGCTGATTTTTATGATCTCAAGACCCAGTTAGATGATGACTACCGACACCTGATTGCGCAACAGGTCGATGTGAGCGAAAAGCAGGACGCCGTTCGGGAAGTGCTGTTTAAAAGTCGGCGCTTCGTGGCTGAAACAACCCGAACAGGCCGGTTACTGCTACTTACATTTGTCGATGTGGTCGATTTGTATGAGCAGATCATTGCCATGTATTATGACTACTCCGACATTCGGGAGCGCTTTGGCAAGTCGGGCATACTCGACCAAATTGCCCGATCTATACGCCGTTTGTCGGTCGAGCTTGACCACATTGGTCTGGCTATTCAGTTGCCTGTTCCGTTTCACACACCTATTGACATATCGCCAAGGCTAGACGAGTTAAAACAGCATATCGACGCGCTAGGCGATGAAGACGGCAGTACATTGGTGCTTAAAAAAGTGCTGGTCAGTTTGCGCACGATAAGCCAGCGAGTAACCGCCTTGCAAAATAATCTTGCCAGCCCCAGTGTTAATCCCGTCGATGACGACGACATGGAATATGGTCGTTTTGTTACACATCAGGAAATTGAGTTCAAATCATTTCTGGATAACCTGACGTTTAGTTCGGCTACCTTTCGGTATTCGTTACGGGTAGCTATTGCCATGTTGCTCGGGTATGTTATCACCAAACTTCTCCCCTACGGTCATCATAGCTACTGGGTTTTACTCACGATTTCGGTCATTCTCAAACCGGCCTTTAGCCTTACCAAACAGCGAAACATCGAACGGATCATGGGTACACTGGCCGGTGGTCTTATTGGTGTACTAATCCTGACGTATATTCCCAACAAAAATGTGCAGTTTGGCTTTATGGTCTTGTTTATGCTGGGAACGTACAGCGCCCAGCGCATCAATTATATCATGATGGTCATTTGTGTAACGCCCTTTGTGCTGATTCTCTTCAGCTTTCTGGGAGTCAGTTATTTAGGTGTAGCCGAAGAGCGTTTTTTCGATACGCTTCTGGGTGGTGTAATTGCGTTAATAGCGGGCTATTTACTTTTTCCCCAATGGGAATCCGATCAGTTGGCCAAACCGTTGCGGGCAATTCTACACGCCAATATACGCTACATGCAGCTCTTGCTGGATAGTTTGTCTGGCCGACGTATTAACCTGGTTGAGTACAAACTGGCCCGAAAAGAAGTGTATGTTACATCCGCGAATTTGTCGGCGGCTTTTGATCGAATGATATCTGAGCCCAAGCACAAACAGCGGAATGAGAAACTCATTTATGAATTTGTGGTGCTGAACCATATTTTGTCGGCCAATGTAGCGACCATTACATCTGCTCAACTTACACAGGAGCCAACGGTTTATCCGACAGCATTCGTTCGACCTGTAAAACGGGCACTGTTTACGTTAACCGAAAGCCTTCGTCGGCTCGACAAATCAACAAAGAAACCTGTGCCGGAGAGCACGGTACAGGCATCCATTACAACGTCCGGCAGTCCAATTCATACAGACCCCCTGTTGAGTGAACAATTGAATTTTATTCAACAGGTTAGCAGCGATATTGGTAAGCTGGTGGAGCGGGTTGATAAATAA
- the rpiB gene encoding ribose 5-phosphate isomerase B: MKIAIGSDHAGFLYKEAIKQFLTGLGHEVIDKGTYAETPSVDYPVYIRPVAEAVAAGEVERGVVLGGSGNGEAMMSNRIKGVRCGLCWNEESARLTRQHNDANVISLGERMMSEETALKLVQIWLDTPFEGGRHQSRIQQLDQ, translated from the coding sequence ATGAAAATTGCCATAGGTTCCGATCACGCTGGTTTCCTTTACAAAGAAGCGATCAAACAATTCCTCACAGGCCTCGGACATGAGGTTATTGATAAAGGCACGTATGCCGAAACGCCCTCCGTCGACTATCCGGTTTATATCCGACCAGTAGCCGAAGCTGTTGCGGCTGGCGAAGTTGAGCGGGGTGTTGTTCTGGGCGGTTCAGGCAATGGCGAAGCCATGATGTCTAACCGGATCAAGGGCGTGCGCTGCGGTCTTTGCTGGAATGAAGAGTCGGCTCGCCTGACCCGCCAGCATAACGATGCCAATGTCATCTCGCTCGGCGAACGGATGATGAGTGAAGAAACGGCCCTCAAGCTAGTTCAAATCTGGCTCGATACGCCGTTTGAAGGTGGCCGACATCAGAGTCGAATTCAGCAGTTGGATCAATAG
- the fumC gene encoding class II fumarate hydratase, translating to MEYRIEKDTMGLVQVPANVYWGAQTQRSIENFKIAQDINKMPREIIRAFAYLKKAAALTNLDAGVLSQEKSDLIGQACDEILAGKLDDQFPLVVWQTGSGTQSNMNVNEVVAYRGHVLQGGQLSDEKKFLHPNDDVNKSQSSNDTFPTAMHIAAYKILLDVTIPGITKLRDTLAAKAKQFMHIVKIGRTHFMDATPLTVGQEFSGYVSQLDHGLRAINNSLAHLSELALGGTAVGTGINTPPNYSENVAKHIATVTGLPFITAENKFEALAAHDAIVEAHGALKTVAASLMKIGNDIRMLSSGPRAGIGELHIPDNEPGSSIMPGKVNPTQCEAMTMVAAQVMGNDVAINIGGMSGHFELNVFKPVMIFNFLHSARLIGDVCVSFNDKCAEGIEPIEANIKKHVDSSLMLVTALNTKIGYYKAAEIAQTAHKNGSTLKETALKLGYLTEEEFNEWVKPEDMVGQIK from the coding sequence ATGGAATACCGCATCGAAAAAGATACGATGGGCCTGGTACAAGTCCCGGCTAACGTTTACTGGGGCGCCCAGACGCAGCGTTCAATTGAAAATTTCAAAATTGCCCAGGACATTAATAAAATGCCCCGCGAAATTATCCGGGCGTTTGCGTACCTCAAGAAAGCAGCCGCACTGACCAACCTCGATGCGGGCGTATTGTCGCAGGAAAAAAGCGACCTCATCGGACAGGCCTGCGACGAAATTCTGGCCGGGAAACTGGACGACCAATTTCCGCTTGTCGTATGGCAAACCGGATCGGGTACGCAGTCGAACATGAACGTAAACGAGGTTGTTGCCTATCGCGGACACGTGTTGCAGGGCGGTCAACTCAGCGATGAGAAGAAGTTTTTACACCCAAACGATGATGTCAACAAGTCGCAGTCATCGAACGATACGTTCCCAACGGCTATGCACATTGCGGCCTATAAAATCCTGCTCGACGTAACGATTCCGGGTATTACGAAACTACGTGACACGCTGGCCGCCAAGGCGAAGCAGTTTATGCATATCGTTAAAATTGGCCGGACGCACTTCATGGATGCCACGCCCTTAACAGTGGGCCAGGAGTTTTCGGGTTATGTTTCGCAACTCGACCACGGACTACGTGCTATCAATAATTCGCTGGCTCACCTGAGCGAGCTGGCATTGGGCGGAACCGCCGTTGGTACGGGGATCAACACGCCCCCCAACTATTCGGAAAACGTAGCCAAACATATTGCGACCGTAACGGGCTTACCGTTCATAACAGCCGAAAATAAGTTCGAAGCGCTGGCCGCACACGATGCAATTGTCGAAGCGCACGGTGCATTGAAAACCGTAGCCGCCAGCCTGATGAAAATCGGTAACGATATTCGGATGTTGTCGAGCGGACCACGGGCGGGCATCGGCGAATTGCATATTCCTGACAACGAGCCGGGTTCGTCAATCATGCCAGGTAAAGTAAACCCAACCCAGTGTGAAGCCATGACGATGGTAGCCGCGCAGGTAATGGGCAACGATGTGGCCATCAATATTGGTGGTATGAGCGGCCATTTTGAACTGAACGTGTTCAAACCCGTCATGATTTTCAACTTCCTGCATTCGGCCCGGCTCATCGGCGATGTGTGCGTGTCGTTCAATGATAAATGTGCAGAAGGTATCGAACCCATTGAAGCGAATATCAAGAAGCACGTCGATTCGTCGCTGATGCTGGTTACGGCGCTGAATACAAAAATCGGCTATTACAAAGCTGCCGAAATTGCTCAGACGGCCCACAAGAACGGCTCAACCCTGAAGGAAACCGCTCTAAAACTTGGCTATTTGACCGAAGAAGAGTTTAACGAATGGGTGAAGCCGGAAGATATGGTTGGACAGATTAAGTAA
- a CDS encoding dienelactone hydrolase family protein: MDQRIINLFDEYTHKPLKRDVFLKKLANLTGSMAAALTVLPLLEVNYAKAETVPQQDDRIKTESVTFPGADTTMKGYLARPSAAGKYPAVVVIHENRGLNPHIEDVTRRMALAGFVALAPDALSAAGGTPTDETQMRELFGKLDAEKTRQNFEKALDYLKTHPDSTGKVGCVGFCWGGAMANQLAVHYPDLKAAVPFYGRQPDAADVPKIKAAVQLHYGGLDERINAGIPSYEAELKKAGVPYELYVYEGAQHAFNNDTAPTRYNEAAAKLAWERTTKFLKAKLV, translated from the coding sequence ATGGATCAGCGCATTATTAATCTCTTTGACGAATACACGCACAAACCACTAAAACGTGATGTATTTTTGAAAAAACTGGCAAACCTGACTGGCAGTATGGCTGCGGCCTTAACTGTATTGCCTCTACTGGAAGTCAATTATGCAAAAGCCGAAACAGTGCCGCAGCAGGACGACCGAATAAAGACCGAATCGGTCACGTTTCCAGGTGCCGACACCACCATGAAAGGCTATCTGGCTCGCCCGTCGGCCGCAGGCAAATACCCCGCCGTAGTAGTCATTCATGAAAACCGGGGATTAAATCCGCACATCGAAGACGTAACTCGTCGAATGGCATTAGCAGGTTTTGTAGCCCTCGCCCCCGATGCTCTCTCGGCAGCAGGTGGCACCCCTACTGACGAAACCCAGATGCGGGAGTTATTTGGCAAACTCGATGCCGAAAAAACTCGACAGAACTTTGAAAAAGCCCTTGATTACCTGAAAACCCATCCTGATAGCACAGGCAAAGTAGGTTGTGTAGGATTCTGCTGGGGTGGCGCTATGGCCAATCAGTTGGCCGTTCACTATCCTGACTTAAAAGCGGCTGTCCCCTTCTACGGTCGTCAGCCCGACGCAGCCGATGTACCCAAAATCAAAGCCGCCGTACAACTCCATTATGGCGGTCTGGATGAGCGCATCAATGCGGGTATCCCGTCTTATGAAGCTGAGCTCAAAAAAGCGGGCGTTCCTTACGAACTATACGTTTATGAGGGTGCTCAGCATGCGTTTAACAACGATACGGCACCAACCCGGTATAATGAAGCGGCTGCCAAATTGGCCTGGGAACGGACAACAAAGTTTTTAAAAGCTAAACTGGTATAA
- a CDS encoding 3'-5' exonuclease, which yields MPYLVLDLEMTGPEPDYNEIIQIGAVLFDDSWVERGRYLTNVYPENKDAFSSSSEKIHNLSLAELEDAPMIYDVLPELEEWICTQLGLRVPKGQLDRTPFLRDVIICGQSVINDINFLKEAYRYEKLKWPYSRVLLDLHTLGYFTFKVLKANGRKTPDRLSLTAIASYFGFAREDGFHNALEDAVLTAQCLKEVFKLADVMKITG from the coding sequence ATGCCCTACTTAGTTCTTGACCTCGAAATGACTGGCCCTGAGCCAGACTATAATGAGATAATTCAGATTGGTGCCGTGCTGTTCGACGATAGCTGGGTTGAGCGCGGACGTTACCTAACGAACGTCTATCCTGAAAATAAGGACGCCTTTTCATCTTCTTCCGAGAAAATCCACAATCTGTCGCTGGCCGAGTTGGAAGATGCGCCCATGATTTACGACGTATTGCCCGAACTGGAAGAATGGATTTGTACCCAGCTTGGCCTTCGGGTTCCCAAAGGTCAATTAGACCGAACGCCGTTTTTACGCGATGTAATTATTTGTGGGCAAAGCGTCATCAATGACATTAACTTTTTGAAGGAAGCTTACCGCTATGAGAAATTGAAGTGGCCTTACTCCCGCGTATTGCTCGATTTGCACACATTGGGCTATTTTACATTCAAAGTCCTGAAAGCCAACGGGCGAAAAACACCCGATCGACTAAGCCTCACGGCGATTGCCAGTTACTTTGGCTTTGCCCGCGAAGATGGATTTCATAATGCGCTGGAAGATGCCGTTTTAACAGCGCAGTGCCTCAAAGAAGTGTTTAAATTAGCCGACGTAATGAAAATAACAGGATAA
- a CDS encoding cupin domain-containing protein: MSTQLATLFVDDESLPWEQVAEGVKRKIMTYDTNLMMVKVAFETGGIGAAHSHYHTQMSYVASGAFSITIADEIRVVRAGDAYYIPPNIWHGAVCEEAGVLVDVFTPMREDFVNQ; the protein is encoded by the coding sequence ATGTCGACCCAACTTGCTACTCTTTTTGTTGATGATGAAAGCCTGCCGTGGGAGCAGGTTGCCGAAGGTGTGAAACGTAAGATCATGACCTACGATACCAACCTGATGATGGTGAAGGTCGCCTTCGAAACGGGTGGTATCGGTGCGGCTCACAGCCATTATCATACGCAAATGAGTTATGTGGCAAGTGGTGCATTTTCAATCACTATTGCCGACGAAATCAGGGTTGTACGGGCGGGCGATGCGTATTACATTCCACCGAATATATGGCACGGGGCTGTTTGCGAAGAAGCCGGTGTGCTGGTCGATGTGTTTACACCCATGCGTGAGGATTTTGTGAACCAGTAG
- the pgl gene encoding 6-phosphogluconolactonase — protein sequence MQVIIKKNPADLAKAAADFITKRIKEVLKKQDRFTIALSGGSTPKALHELLAKAPYVDQIPWLQLHVFWGDERYVPIDDEQNNAGMAYDTLLGHVYTPEEQIHVWRTDLEPDVAAADYDRILHEYFGDSGPSFDLVLLGMGDDGHTLSLFPGTEVVHEETAWTKAYFLTQQNMYRLTLTAPITNRASCIAFLVAGPKKAEPLKEVLEGEYNPDKYPSQIIKPLDGELVWLVDEKAAALLKK from the coding sequence ATGCAAGTCATCATAAAAAAGAATCCGGCTGATCTGGCAAAAGCTGCGGCCGACTTTATTACAAAGCGTATCAAAGAAGTTCTGAAAAAACAGGACAGATTCACGATCGCATTGTCGGGGGGAAGTACGCCAAAAGCCCTTCACGAATTACTGGCTAAGGCTCCTTATGTTGACCAGATTCCGTGGCTACAACTGCACGTTTTCTGGGGCGATGAGCGTTACGTGCCCATTGACGATGAGCAAAATAATGCGGGCATGGCTTATGACACCTTGTTGGGGCATGTGTACACCCCCGAAGAGCAGATTCACGTTTGGCGTACAGATCTGGAGCCCGATGTTGCGGCTGCTGATTATGACCGTATTCTGCACGAGTATTTCGGCGACAGCGGTCCTTCTTTCGATCTGGTGCTACTCGGCATGGGCGATGATGGCCATACGCTCTCGCTTTTTCCCGGAACAGAAGTTGTGCACGAAGAAACTGCCTGGACGAAAGCGTATTTTCTGACACAGCAAAATATGTATCGCCTGACCCTGACAGCCCCTATTACCAATCGGGCATCGTGCATAGCCTTTCTGGTAGCGGGTCCTAAAAAAGCCGAACCGCTGAAAGAAGTACTCGAAGGTGAGTACAATCCGGACAAATACCCGTCGCAGATAATTAAACCTCTGGATGGTGAACTGGTGTGGCTAGTCGATGAAAAGGCCGCAGCATTACTCAAAAAGTAG
- the zwf gene encoding glucose-6-phosphate dehydrogenase — protein MIPATNQRPPATILFIFGGSGDLNLRKLTPALYNLYLDNYLSDHFAVVGLGRSPYTDESFRERLLDGVQSFSRRKNGPDDTWASFSTTITYLQMDAGDAGAYTKLTDFVAAKEGEWGGHANVVFYLAVAPQLVPGIATNLGKLPLCCDKGRVRIVVEKPFGHDLKTAQELNGLLGGLFAEEQIYRIDHYLGKETVQNILALRFANSLFEPIWNRRYIEFVQITASETVGLEGRGGYYEGSGALRDMIQNHLLQMLCMVATEAPISFDANEVRNKKVDVLNAIRRIKPEQVKDVAVRGQYGPGEKDGKTIPGYREEEGVKPDSTTETFAAVKLFVDNWRWEDVPFYLRTGKSLPEKATVINIQFKPAPNYAFPDEATENWLSNQLTIGIQPAMDIRLRFQAKRPGQTLAIDPVEMVFSYKDAYEGQEPEAYETLLLDVMTGDATLFMRADQVEAAWKVVTPILEAWEANTVDFPNYVPGSWGPDAAMQLVEKDGFHWMMK, from the coding sequence ATGATTCCAGCTACTAATCAGCGTCCACCAGCTACGATCCTGTTTATCTTTGGTGGAAGCGGTGATCTGAACCTGCGCAAATTGACTCCTGCGCTTTATAATTTGTACCTTGATAACTATTTATCGGACCACTTTGCTGTGGTTGGGCTAGGCAGAAGCCCGTATACAGATGAATCGTTTCGGGAGCGTTTACTCGATGGTGTCCAGTCGTTTTCTCGCCGGAAAAACGGGCCTGATGACACCTGGGCGTCGTTTTCGACTACTATCACGTATCTGCAAATGGATGCGGGCGATGCGGGTGCTTATACAAAGCTCACCGATTTCGTTGCGGCTAAGGAAGGCGAATGGGGAGGACATGCCAACGTCGTCTTTTATTTAGCCGTGGCCCCTCAATTAGTGCCGGGCATTGCGACAAATCTTGGCAAATTACCCCTTTGTTGCGATAAAGGACGTGTGCGGATTGTGGTCGAAAAACCATTTGGGCATGATTTGAAAACAGCTCAGGAGCTGAATGGCTTGCTCGGCGGCTTGTTTGCCGAAGAGCAGATTTACCGAATCGACCATTATTTAGGAAAAGAAACCGTACAGAATATTCTGGCGCTTCGATTCGCTAACTCCTTGTTCGAACCGATCTGGAATCGCCGATACATTGAATTCGTGCAGATAACCGCTTCTGAAACGGTTGGACTCGAAGGACGCGGAGGCTATTATGAAGGATCGGGTGCGTTGCGCGACATGATACAGAATCACCTGCTTCAGATGCTGTGCATGGTGGCGACCGAAGCCCCTATTTCGTTCGATGCCAACGAAGTCCGTAACAAAAAGGTAGATGTGCTGAATGCCATTCGCCGGATTAAACCCGAGCAGGTGAAAGACGTGGCCGTTCGTGGGCAATATGGCCCGGGTGAAAAAGACGGCAAAACTATTCCGGGTTACCGGGAAGAGGAGGGTGTTAAACCTGATTCGACAACGGAGACCTTTGCCGCCGTTAAACTTTTTGTTGATAACTGGCGGTGGGAGGATGTGCCGTTTTACCTGCGTACCGGTAAGTCGCTGCCCGAAAAAGCAACGGTTATCAATATTCAGTTTAAGCCAGCACCAAATTACGCTTTCCCCGACGAAGCCACCGAAAACTGGCTTTCGAACCAATTAACTATCGGCATCCAACCTGCGATGGATATTCGGTTGCGCTTCCAGGCGAAACGGCCTGGTCAAACGCTGGCCATTGACCCGGTGGAGATGGTTTTCAGCTACAAAGATGCTTATGAGGGGCAGGAACCGGAAGCCTACGAAACACTCCTGCTGGATGTGATGACCGGAGATGCTACCCTTTTTATGCGGGCCGATCAGGTGGAAGCTGCCTGGAAGGTAGTTACCCCAATTCTGGAAGCCTGGGAAGCCAATACCGTGGATTTTCCGAACTATGTCCCCGGTTCATGGGGCCCGGATGCCGCCATGCAACTGGTTGAGAAGGATGGCTTTCACTGGATGATGAAGTAA
- a CDS encoding ABC transporter ATP-binding protein yields the protein MTILWKYLKPYRWLAMLALALAGIAQILALVDPIIFGKLIDEYATNPGQKTDSEKIRGVLYLLGVAVGVAILSNITKAFQEYFTRLVVQKFGTDIFNDGLKQTLRLSYEEFGDQSSGVTLSILQKVRTDTEKFINAFVNILFSSLVGIGFLVWYAVTKHWALVPVFLIGVLLLGGLTGLLSAQIKTTQRSINRETALLSGVITESLRNIELIKSLGLTFPEIRRLKVQTGRIFDLEMFKVKRVRLLSFWQSTTLNILKQSVLFTLLWLIFRNILSTGELISMQFISVAIFNPLQELGNIILAYREAEAGLHSFDQLMQKPIERNPESPVVVGPLERLRFGDVVFRHMGANQNAIDGVSFDAELGDTIAFVGPSGSGKSTMVKLLVGLYRPVDGEIYYNDISTKDIRFNPMRRQIGFVTQDTHLFAGTIRENLLFVKPDATEAEMLDALDKAACDHLLARSANGLDTQIGEGGLKMSGGEKQRLSIARALVRHPRLLIFDEATSALDSLTEEEITDTVRSVSALNEQITILIAHRLSTILHANTIFVLERGKIVEMGSHDVLVAKKGLYYAMWRQQIGERRTATVGA from the coding sequence ATGACTATTCTCTGGAAATACCTTAAGCCTTACCGCTGGCTGGCAATGCTTGCATTAGCACTGGCAGGTATCGCCCAGATACTGGCACTGGTTGACCCCATCATTTTTGGTAAGCTTATCGACGAATATGCCACAAATCCCGGCCAGAAAACTGACTCGGAGAAAATTCGGGGTGTATTGTATCTATTAGGCGTAGCCGTTGGGGTGGCTATTCTTTCGAACATAACCAAAGCCTTTCAGGAGTACTTTACCCGGCTGGTCGTCCAGAAATTTGGTACCGACATTTTTAACGATGGCCTTAAACAAACGCTTCGGCTGTCGTATGAGGAATTTGGCGATCAAAGTAGTGGCGTCACGCTGTCCATTCTTCAAAAAGTCCGTACCGATACCGAGAAGTTTATCAACGCGTTTGTTAATATCCTGTTTTCGTCGCTCGTCGGTATCGGTTTTCTCGTTTGGTATGCCGTTACAAAACACTGGGCCCTTGTTCCGGTCTTTCTAATTGGTGTATTGCTTCTAGGCGGTCTAACGGGTTTGTTGAGTGCCCAAATCAAAACGACGCAACGCTCCATAAACCGTGAAACAGCCCTCCTGTCGGGCGTTATCACTGAATCGCTGCGCAATATCGAACTGATCAAAAGTCTGGGCCTGACCTTTCCTGAAATCCGTCGCCTGAAAGTCCAGACGGGCCGCATCTTTGATTTAGAGATGTTCAAAGTAAAGCGGGTTCGACTGTTGTCTTTCTGGCAAAGTACCACCCTTAACATCCTGAAACAGTCGGTACTTTTTACTTTACTCTGGCTCATTTTCCGAAATATCCTCAGCACGGGCGAGTTGATTTCCATGCAGTTTATTTCGGTAGCTATTTTTAATCCGCTTCAGGAATTAGGCAATATTATTCTGGCCTATCGTGAAGCCGAAGCAGGCTTGCACAGCTTCGACCAGTTGATGCAGAAACCCATCGAACGGAATCCGGAATCGCCCGTTGTGGTTGGCCCATTGGAACGCTTACGATTCGGTGATGTAGTTTTCAGGCATATGGGAGCCAATCAGAATGCTATTGATGGTGTTTCGTTCGACGCCGAACTGGGAGACACGATTGCCTTTGTGGGTCCATCTGGCTCAGGAAAATCCACGATGGTGAAACTGCTGGTGGGGTTGTACCGGCCCGTTGACGGTGAGATCTATTACAACGACATCTCTACCAAAGACATTCGCTTTAATCCAATGCGTCGGCAAATTGGTTTCGTTACGCAGGATACACACCTGTTTGCCGGAACCATCCGCGAGAACCTGTTATTTGTGAAGCCCGACGCTACTGAAGCCGAAATGCTCGACGCGCTGGATAAAGCCGCCTGCGATCACCTGCTGGCTCGCTCGGCCAATGGGCTCGATACGCAAATTGGCGAAGGTGGTCTTAAAATGTCGGGAGGAGAAAAACAACGGCTATCCATTGCCCGCGCCCTGGTCAGGCACCCACGTCTGTTGATTTTCGATGAAGCCACGTCGGCCCTCGATTCACTCACCGAAGAAGAAATCACGGATACCGTTCGAAGCGTATCGGCCCTGAACGAACAAATTACCATTTTGATTGCCCATCGGCTCTCAACCATTCTTCACGCCAACACTATCTTTGTTCTGGAAAGAGGCAAGATCGTTGAAATGGGTAGTCATGATGTGTTGGTTGCGAAAAAGGGTCTATATTATGCCATGTGGCGACAGCAAATCGGTGAACGCAGAACAGCGACCGTTGGGGCCTAA